A window of Fragaria vesca subsp. vesca linkage group LG7, FraVesHawaii_1.0, whole genome shotgun sequence contains these coding sequences:
- the LOC101311511 gene encoding uncharacterized protein LOC101311511 isoform 1: protein MGGGTVRIDFPIINIKPSSSSTDTNKIISNILNFPVSNSYVGAVKPSPCSASQCYCGNETCRKKSKLVYGNEEKRASGSLISSSVFGSVPSQFEVQTAIASLLNFILGGNSPQSELQWLQKLVDSCVTRKLLSYGHRKVYDAFQLLQADPSVQRLVLSLSSDKALWDAITNNELVKKLQEPPADSGLPRNSDTEPDLAACIIGWIMEMTKAKVLELVEKFQSLVYDVFLPRETKGGNLEVENKNEFEEKVRSSLLLSIVTILIVVVARLQRA from the exons ATGGGAGGAGGCACCGTGCGTATTGATTTTCCGATCATCAACATCAAACCCTCTTCTTCTAGTACTGATACTAATAAAATTATTAGTAATATTCTTAATTTTCCAGTTTCAAACAGTTATGTTGGAGCTGTTAAACCCTCTCCTTGTTCAGCTTCACAGTGCTACTGTGGAAATGAAACTTGCAGGAAGAAATCAAAGCTTGTCTATGGAAACGAAGAGAAAAGAGCAAGTGGGTCTTTGATAAGCAGCTCTGTTTTTGGGTCTGTTCCTTCCCAATTTGAAGTCCAAACTGCAATTGCTTCACTTCTCAA TTTTATACTTGGCGGAAATTCACCTCAGTCAGAGTTACAGTGGCTTCAGAAATTGGTGGATTCTTGTGTTACCAGAAAGTTACTGTCCTATGGACACAGAAAAGTTTATGATGCTTTCCAGTTGTTACAAGCAGATCCTTCTGTTCAG AGACTGGTGCTTTCCCTGTCCTCCGATAAAGCCCTATGGGATGCTATTACCAACAACGAGTTGGTCAAGAAGCTCCAAGAGCCACCAGCTGATTCAG GCTTGCCTCGAAATTCTGACACAGAACCGGACTTGGCTGCCTGCATTATCGGGTGGATTATGGAGATGACCAAAGCAAAAGTTCTGGAACTCGTTGAGAAATTCCAATCACTTGTGTATGATGTGTTTCTACCTCGAGAGACCAAGGGAGGAAATCTAGAGGTCGAGAACAAGAACGAGTTTGAAGAGAAGGTTAGATCTTCACTGCTTCTCTCAATTGTGACCATCTTGATTGTGGTAGTCGCTCGACTTCAAAGGGCATGA
- the LOC101311511 gene encoding uncharacterized protein LOC101311511 isoform 2 encodes MGGGTVRIDFPIINIKPSSSSTDTNKIISNILNFPVSNSYVGAVKPSPCSASQCYCGNETCRKKSKLVYGNEEKRASGSLISSSVFGSVPSQFEVQTAIASLLNFILGGNSPQSELQWLQKLVDSCVTRKLLSYGHRKVYDAFQLLQADPSVQRLVLSLSSDKALWDAITNNELVKKLQEPPADSEPDLAACIIGWIMEMTKAKVLELVEKFQSLVYDVFLPRETKGGNLEVENKNEFEEKVRSSLLLSIVTILIVVVARLQRA; translated from the exons ATGGGAGGAGGCACCGTGCGTATTGATTTTCCGATCATCAACATCAAACCCTCTTCTTCTAGTACTGATACTAATAAAATTATTAGTAATATTCTTAATTTTCCAGTTTCAAACAGTTATGTTGGAGCTGTTAAACCCTCTCCTTGTTCAGCTTCACAGTGCTACTGTGGAAATGAAACTTGCAGGAAGAAATCAAAGCTTGTCTATGGAAACGAAGAGAAAAGAGCAAGTGGGTCTTTGATAAGCAGCTCTGTTTTTGGGTCTGTTCCTTCCCAATTTGAAGTCCAAACTGCAATTGCTTCACTTCTCAA TTTTATACTTGGCGGAAATTCACCTCAGTCAGAGTTACAGTGGCTTCAGAAATTGGTGGATTCTTGTGTTACCAGAAAGTTACTGTCCTATGGACACAGAAAAGTTTATGATGCTTTCCAGTTGTTACAAGCAGATCCTTCTGTTCAG AGACTGGTGCTTTCCCTGTCCTCCGATAAAGCCCTATGGGATGCTATTACCAACAACGAGTTGGTCAAGAAGCTCCAAGAGCCACCAGCTGATTCAG AACCGGACTTGGCTGCCTGCATTATCGGGTGGATTATGGAGATGACCAAAGCAAAAGTTCTGGAACTCGTTGAGAAATTCCAATCACTTGTGTATGATGTGTTTCTACCTCGAGAGACCAAGGGAGGAAATCTAGAGGTCGAGAACAAGAACGAGTTTGAAGAGAAGGTTAGATCTTCACTGCTTCTCTCAATTGTGACCATCTTGATTGTGGTAGTCGCTCGACTTCAAAGGGCATGA